The following is a genomic window from Armatimonadota bacterium.
ATCACGCGTGCCGCGATGTGGGAGTCGGGGCGCGCGCTGATCGCCGAGTATCCCGCTGAGTTCGACCGCGCGAACCAGGGCGAGCACATTGAGGACTTGCTGCGCCGCTTCCGCAACCGGCGGCTCGCCGACACGGTGTACCGCGTGGGGCGCGACCTATTTCGCAAGCTCGGCCCGGGGGACCGCGTGATCGGCGCGCTGCGCTTGCAGATCAAACACGGGGTCGCGCCGAAAGGCACGACCGCCGCGCTGGCGGCCGGCCTTTTGTTTCGCGCCGCGGACGACGCAGGCAAGCTGTTTGAGGACGACGCACGATTTGCCGCCGTGCTGGGCGAGCGCGGCCCGCAGGCGATGCTCTTCGAGGTGTGCGGGCTCGATCCGGGTGCGCGCGCCGAAGGAGAGGTCATCGAGCGCGTGACTGAACTCTACGAGCGACTGCGCGACGAGAGCCGGCGGGAAATCGCCCTGAGCGAACTCGCGCAGCAGGTCGGAGCGACATCCGGATAGCGAGCCCCTGTGCCATGACCGCGCGCATCCGCCATCTCCGCCCCGAACGACTGATCCTGGCTGTCCTCATCCTCGCGGTGGTCGTCGCGTGGGTCTCCGTGTACCGCGCTGCGCGGCACACGCTCGTCGTCACGTTTTTCGATGTCGGGCAGGGCGATTCGGCGCTGATCCAGGCGCCGAGCGGGCGGACGCTGCTGATTGACGGCGGCGGGCGCGGCAGCGACCACTCCGGCAGGTCTGATGTCGGCGAGCGCGTCATCGTGCCTGGCATGATGGTGCGCGGAGTGACGAGGCTCGACGGCATCATCGTGACGCACGGCGACGACGACCACGTCAACGGGCTCGACTACGTCGTGGACCAGGTGCCGGTGCAGATGATTCTCGACCCGCTGCTGCCGCATTCAGCTCCGCCTTACGAGCGGCTGCGCGCGTTCGCGGACGAGAACGGCGTGCCGATCGTCAAGGCGCGCCTCGGCCAGCGGTTCAATCTCGGCCACGGCATCACGGCCGCGGTGCTGCATCCGGGGCTCGTCCCAATCTGGGACGGCGCGGCCGATCTCAACGACAACTCGGTGATCGTGCGACTCGTCTGTGGCGACGTGAGCTTCCTGTTCGCGGGGGATGTCGAGGCCGCAGGCCAACGGCAGTTGCTCGCGCGCGACCTGACGCTGCACAGCACGGTGCTCAAGGTGCCGCATCACGGCGCGGACGCCGAGACCACCGTGGACTTCGTCCGTGCAGTGCGGCCGGAGCTGGCGGTCCTCTCCGTCGGCGCGGATAACCCCTACGGCCACCCCAGCCCCGCGGTTGTCGAGCGCCTGCGCGCGGCCGGCGCGAAGGTCATGCGTACCGACATCGCCGGCGCCATCACGGTGACCACCGACGGGCGGACGTGGGAAGCCACAGCCTACCGCCGGTACTAGAGCCTCCGGCGGTCTATCGCCCTTCCGGTGGCGGCGGCAGGACGAGAATAGAGGATTCCGCGTCGCCGGCTACTTCAAGGTCAAGAAGCTGGCTGATCCCCGCGAGACTCACCCAAAGATGCTCGCGGATGACTTTCATCGTGACGCGCCTGGTCCTGTCACCCGCGTCGAAGCGCACGACCTGCGAATCGGGGAAGAATTCGTAGGTGCCACCTTCGCTGGTGAGAACTGCGTGGCGCGTCTGCGCAGCCCACTCGGCAGAAGCGCTGATGTAGATGGCCAGTTGGCGCAGTGCGGCCAGGGATTCTTCACCCTCCCTCTCGGTCACTAACTCGACGAACCGCTTGGGATGCAGGATCCCATCCGGCCCAGGGTGATGGGTGTAGCGCACAACATCGAAG
Proteins encoded in this region:
- a CDS encoding MBL fold metallo-hydrolase, giving the protein MTARIRHLRPERLILAVLILAVVVAWVSVYRAARHTLVVTFFDVGQGDSALIQAPSGRTLLIDGGGRGSDHSGRSDVGERVIVPGMMVRGVTRLDGIIVTHGDDDHVNGLDYVVDQVPVQMILDPLLPHSAPPYERLRAFADENGVPIVKARLGQRFNLGHGITAAVLHPGLVPIWDGAADLNDNSVIVRLVCGDVSFLFAGDVEAAGQRQLLARDLTLHSTVLKVPHHGADAETTVDFVRAVRPELAVLSVGADNPYGHPSPAVVERLRAAGAKVMRTDIAGAITVTTDGRTWEATAYRRY